In the genome of Candidatus Limnocylindrales bacterium, the window AGTCGTAACCACTTGATCGGCCTGGGCACCCCGAAGACGCGCTTTAGCCTTTTCGATATCTCCTTTAGCATGCCATAGACCTACAAGAATTTTAACCTCTGGAAAACGGTTACGTAATCGCTTGCAAAGATAACTGGCATGGGCTACGGTGGAGGGGGGTAAAGCAGAAATACAGATAATATCCGGTCTCTGCTTCGAAATCTGCTCTAATAATTCCCCGGTCAGTAAAGCTGCCGAGAGAACCTCTACCGGATATCCATTCCGTCTTAATAATTGTGCCAACATCATGCTGGTAATCTGATCCGCTTCGTCCCGGGCAGGTATAACGCAGATTTTCGATCCTGGAGAGGCTAAAACCCGTTCTACGGAATCCTCTATGTTATCATTTGGTTTGGTGGGTATAACCGCCTGATGGTCAAATTGTTCATTCAGTTCTTGAATTAATTCCCTGGTGCTTTCAAAGATGAACTTTTCTCGGGCCTCATCGAGATCTCCTTCATGACGATCCTGCTCGACCATTATAAGAGCCGGAACCAGAACTTCATCATAAAGGGCTTCCAGGGGCTTCTCTTTGAGATACTCTTCGGCCACTTCTGTGGCTTCTGCCTGATCTAAAGCCAAAAGGCGTTGATAAAAACGAGCTTCTGGAGTTAAAACCGGTTCATCACTGAGTAAAACATTTAAAAATTCTAAATTCGGGACATATCTTCCTATAACAGCAATGCAAACGGTCAAAGGAGTAGCCAGAAGAAGACCCACTGTACCCCACAACCAGGTCCAAAACACGGCCGCTACAAGAATGGCTATGGTAGAGAGACCTGTACTCGCACCGTATAACCAGGGTTCGATTACGTTATTGCTGATCAACTCAACGATAATAAATAACCCTATAGTCCAGAACGCAGGAGCCCAGTTATCAGAAATGGCCAGGGATAGGACTAACGGCATGGAGGCAGCGATCCACGGACCTACAAAAGGAATAAACCGTAACACAATGGCCAGCAATCCCCACAAGATAGCGTTTGGAATTCCAATAAAATAGAGACCAATCCCAATGGGAATCCCATAGGTGGTGTTAACCACTAATTGCATGAGCAGATAACGACTCACCCGGGAACTGGCATCATCGATGGCCTGGGTTGTGACATTAAGCCGGCCCTGTCCAATGAGATGGATAAATCGATCTCTTAGATCCTGTCGCTGGATGAGCATAAAAATGGTGAAGACAATGACAATTGCCGCAGTTCCCAAAGGAGCAAAGAGGGGACTGAGGAGGTCTCGAAGATATTCCAGTGGATTTAAGGGAGGTGGAACAATTCTGACCGGAATCGGCTGTTCTGGTCTTGTGTTGTTAGGGACAGGTGAAAATAAGGGGTAGGGCTGTTCCTTAGGCTTTGACTTTTGAGCCTTCTCTAATTCCGAAGAGATTTCTTCACTGAGCTCTTTAATGCTTTCCGTTGCTTTGCCTAAGCTTCCAGTGGAGGGTTGCTTGAGGGCTTCAACTTTCCTTTTAATGTTTTCTCTATATTCGGGTAAACGATTCGCCAGGTTCACAATTTGGTTGGTTACAATCCAGGTGAGGGTACCTATCACCATGAAAGAAAGGATCACTACAATAAGTACCGCCGGAATGTGGGGAAATCTCCATCGTTCCAGGCGAACCACTAAAGGAGTAAGTAAAAAGCTTAACAGAATAGCCAGAGCTATGGGAATAAGTACTTCTTTTGCAAAATACAAAACCGCGATGATAATAACAATGGAAAGAAGAGGAGAGACTCTCTGGGAAGCACCCCGGGGGTGAGTACGCACCATCTATAGCCTCCTGTTTGAGGTTAGAAAGTAGGTAAACCGAATTCTATCCCTCATCAAGAAAAAAAGGGATTAATAAAATCTCCCTTTTTTAGCCATACATATTTTTTAATTGCACGATTCGTTTTAACCCATAAGCAAATAAGCAAAGGATGTGCCACTCTGCCGGTACCCACCTCCTAAACTTGCCGTTTCAGGGCAAGGGACCCGACGGTTAGGGAAAAAGAGGATCCAAATCGACACCGATCCCCCATCGGAAGAGGGTAAAAATATACCTCTTCCAGATCTCAGAGTAAAACTTTGAAACCCTATTAAATTCTATTAAGGTAACTTTTTACCTCCTTCCTATCTTTAATTTTCTTACAGTTTTTTCCATTGGACCACCAGGAATTTCAAAGACCTCTTCTTTTGGTATAAACTTTGCGGGATCTGGAGATTAAGAGATCCTAAGTGTAAATTAAAGGTATAACACCTAAAAAGGATTTCCTTTTTATCTAAACAGTAAACTTTTTTATCTAAAAGGAGGTTTTTCATGAAAGTTCTTTTAGTCATTCTAATCGTCCTATTACTTCTCATCGGCGCTGGAATTGTTTATGTCCGACACAATTCTGATCAAGTTACCATTACCATAGATAAGGAAAAAGCTCAAAAGAAAACCGAACAAGTTATTGAAACCGGTAAAGAGGTAGGATCTGAAGCCTTAAAACAGACAGGGAG includes:
- a CDS encoding AI-2E family transporter codes for the protein MVRTHPRGASQRVSPLLSIVIIIAVLYFAKEVLIPIALAILLSFLLTPLVVRLERWRFPHIPAVLIVVILSFMVIGTLTWIVTNQIVNLANRLPEYRENIKRKVEALKQPSTGSLGKATESIKELSEEISSELEKAQKSKPKEQPYPLFSPVPNNTRPEQPIPVRIVPPPLNPLEYLRDLLSPLFAPLGTAAIVIVFTIFMLIQRQDLRDRFIHLIGQGRLNVTTQAIDDASSRVSRYLLMQLVVNTTYGIPIGIGLYFIGIPNAILWGLLAIVLRFIPFVGPWIAASMPLVLSLAISDNWAPAFWTIGLFIIVELISNNVIEPWLYGASTGLSTIAILVAAVFWTWLWGTVGLLLATPLTVCIAVIGRYVPNLEFLNVLLSDEPVLTPEARFYQRLLALDQAEATEVAEEYLKEKPLEALYDEVLVPALIMVEQDRHEGDLDEAREKFIFESTRELIQELNEQFDHQAVIPTKPNDNIEDSVERVLASPGSKICVIPARDEADQITSMMLAQLLRRNGYPVEVLSAALLTGELLEQISKQRPDIICISALPPSTVAHASYLCKRLRNRFPEVKILVGLWHAKGDIEKAKARLRGAQADQVVTTLSEAIEQIRQLNESILLAKQKPSVLPDADPMKSIPAPLSTGEEKTSSTSPSNEKEQPDNPNRPNSSDPIKEENPLNQYNFLPLPAIQQYLLPTGPQEGPTYATYHICQPLSEVGGYIADIKVRENGSVVLFLADVVDQSPSAVLLATMVKTLFFQALPSLTKPQEFFTTINRDLKPMAQPGQFVSAMVALFNPNLKKLELGCAGSPGSVLLRGSSTEFIQLPQEPPLFSEPDHVYQPSTSLNLLPGDRLVFYTEGTVEVMNKGGELLGNKGIIQLIKNASYLKGPDFLKEVLQGILNYSGNQLSDDILIMSLEYRGDEIEQPLSVTETLDLREVQDGVKINPTPGLREKIQINLPGGQS